The genomic region TATGCCTCCCTACCCTTCTAAACGAACAACTACTGCAATTTCTCGTACGTGCATCTAACGATAGCTGGAATGGGTAGGTATCTTGTACCCTTCAGAACTGTGTTGATACACTCGGATAGGTTAGTTATCATGTGCCCAAACCCACATTCACCATCACAATGTTGCAGCCATATTTCCTTATTAAATCTACCGGCCCAGTCAGGCATCTCATGGGATGACGTCCTTAGAGCATCCATACCACTCGTATCCAGCATTAATGAGATATTGCTTGCCATTGGTTGACTTGAACCGAGACATGAAGTTCGCAGTCATGTGCCTGACACAATACGTATGGAGTGCCCTAGGAGGCTTCCAGAGGCTGTCATCAGCTCTATGTGCAACCTTGATTGCTTGGGATCTATCAGATATAATCAGTAACCCTTCTTGCGGTGTCACATGGCATCTCATATTGGTAAGGAAGAAGGACCATGACTCCGTACTCTTAGGCTCAACAATGACGAAGGCCACAAGGAGGATGTTACTGTTACTATCCTGTGCAACTGCAATGAGCAACACTCCACCATATTTGCCATAAAAGTGCATGCTATCTATGGATACGAATGACTTACAAttcttgaaagcttcaatgcAGGGAGGGTATGACCCGAACACTTTGTCGAACTAACAGCAGTCGCGCACCATCAAGTGGCCATCATAGTACGACATTACAATGATGTCACATACCGTGCCAGGGAGACAATTCTATAATGCTTGGAGCAACTGCGGTACCTTAttgtatgactcctcccaatcacCATATATCTGCGCAATTATCTTTTGTATTGCCATCCAAACCTTCCTGTAGGATGACTTAAAGTGATAGCTCTGTCTCACTGTACTCTGAAGAACAGGGATAGTAACTGATGGACTGGACTGTTTGAGTGACAAGATGATTCTGCATATGAGGTTGTTGTCCAACTGTCGATGATCCTGTGACATGGTGGGGGCCAGACACGTGTGTGGTCTGCCGAATTTATGCACTTCCCTAACCATTTCAAAAATAGTCGAATTAAAATATAAccaaaataacaacaacaaagaagacaAGGAACTAAAATACTATAACTCACCAATATCCTATATTCTGTCAGAGAGCGACACTGAGACTCCAAGGACAACCATCCGTAAATTATCGGCAACATATGTGGTACTTTAACAGATCCTACTTGACAACTTCGACACTTCTCTGAATGCTGTAATTCTTCACGCCTTGCAGCACTGCCTCTTTGCTCTTGAATCTGTAACCAACCCAAAACTCCACACCATCGGTGGTGTTGTAATCATCGGCCCCCATACTCGAATACGGAGTTTCTTCGTGTATCACATCCAAATCTAATGTATGGTAGTGGCTGGGTACAGATAATAACTCTTGAATTGGATGCGGAGTAGACAAAAGGTATTGAACTGATCCACCAACAGGAGTTTCTGGTATGAACTCATTATTGTCGTCATCATCGTCATCCACTTTCTTGGCTATCGGCAACGTACTCTTCGTCGGATTCCTCATCCTCAACGTCTATGTCCTGCACGGGACTAGCACAGTGCAACAGTCGTGGTGCCAAAGGAGGGTCATTCGATACAAAGTTCGAGCCGCCAGAACCACCACCACTAACATCACGAACCTCCGCAAAAAGTTTCATCACTTGTTCAACCATAATTCTCCCGTCACGTCAAACATTAGGCGTACATGCTCATCGCCATCGAGCTAGAACAGACGAGACCGAAATACACTATTTTTCTATCGATGCTAGCATCCTATACCCAACTCTACCAACCTCTTTTCTCTCCCCCATTGCTGACGTGCGTCAATATCATACTCTTTAACTCGGACAACAAATTTGCTCTTCGAGTTCAGAACAGTGTAGGACTCTCACACTCAAATATATTCTCACTATCATTATTTTTCATCAGACAGTTGGAAGACACCATCACAACGAAGAAACCATTACCACTAGACAATTTTTTTAGAAGTTTTTTGAAGAAAacgaaagaaaaggaagaattgAGAGATTTGTGTGGAATACCATCGATTTCCTGATCTTTTTATAATAGGTTGATTTTGTCATATTATATCTCGTTTATTGTGTAAACATTTTACATTACCAcgtatcttgtttacagtgtaaacgagataaatatGACCATATTTCATTTACACTATGTCCATGCTTATCTCGTTTATAATGTAAAGTAGTCCCCGCGAAGCTTTCGGGAAGAGGGGTAGTCTTGTGCATAAGCATAGCATTTCTGGTCGAACCCGCTCAACCCAACTAAGACGAACCGAACCTGACAAACACATCCTTTTCCTTTTGGGAGGGTACTCCGAGTAGTGGTTACCTCGTAGGACCTCGACCCACCTACTTGGGTCTTGTATGGATATGCAGGAAGGGGAGCTCCTAGGTGTGTGTAGGGGCTGTGTTTGTTCGCGAGAATGGATTCCTCGTCAAGTCAGTTTGGGGGGTGTGGACACACTTGCGTGAATTCGAGTAACGGCTACAAGGGAGAAATCAAAAGGAAACTGTACCCAACTAGGGATGGACGTAAAGTCGTAAGCTACCGAGGGTACGGATAATCGTCCACGTCTTGTTGTGAAAAAAAAGCCGCCCCGCCACAGCGGGCGGGTTGGTTCCTCTGTCGTCGCCGGGGAGCTCTTGGTGAGGAGACCTTAAGCGAAGTTGCTATAACAAATGGGAGGATCAACCCGTTCAGTAGAATTATAAAGAAAGACTGTTGGCAGCAGGCAGAGACATTTCTTTGGCCcccttaaaaaaaaaaggaaatgcgGGCATGGTTAAGCTCGGTAGAGGGTTCGAGATGAGAATAGGTCCTGTCTTTAAGATTCAAATAAGAAAAGGGTTCCAAACCTTTATGCATGCACCTTTGTATAAGTGCTGCATACAAGTTCTGGCCAGGATAAATTGGAAAAANNNNNNNNNNNNNNNNNNNNNNGGGAGGCAGCCATAAATAAAGGCTATTCACATCTCTCTAGATATCTAGAGAGAGAGATCCACTGTGTGAGCAACCCGCATAATAATAACAGGACGTTACGTGTGCTCTACAGGCCGCACTCCATCTTTCTTCCCAACGAGCCCTTTTTGTGATTTGGAAGACGGGCGTTGCGTTCGGTTCGAAGGGCATGGTTTTCAGTATGTCTCCAGATAAGGCCCCCACTAGTCCGGCTAGCTAGTGAGCGATTCTTTCGGGCGAGAAGTGGGCCGGGCCCCTATTCAATACAAAATGCGGGCCCGCAACGCAAGCTGCATTGTTTGCCACCACCCGAGAAGCAAAATGTTCGAGAGTCCAAGCTTAATATACATACATAGATAGTGGTCTAATGACAAAGGCCGGCGATGGAAGCTCGGGGCGGAGCCATATGATGCGGAAGTCTCACGTAAGGTTCCCTGAGAATGGAGTGGCTACCTACTGGAGCTTCGACCAACCACCATCGCTAAATTCCGCTTTGGGGCCACCCCTTACTCTATCATTATTATAGGGGTATGAGGCTCGAGATAAAGAAAGATCAAGGCAGCATATCCGTTTTTCCTTTATACTTTACTTGGATATGTTTTTATGCTATTAGCTATTCTGTTAATTCTTTTCCAAATAGGGACCGCCGATTTATAAATATCATTAACGACAGAATTTAGTGAGCGGCGTCAAATCTTTCTATGGATTGCTTCTTTCGTCGCTTTCGCCATCAAAGTACCTATGGTACCAGTTCATATTTGGTTACCCGAAGCTCATGTAGAGGCGCCTATGGGAGGATCCGTCATCTTGGCAGGAATTCCTTCAAAATTTGGAACCCACAGATTTTTAAGATTTTCAATACCCATGTTTCCCGAAGCAACACTTTGTTCCATTCCTTTCATTTATACTCCAAGCTTGATTGCGAGCAATGAATCTTATAAAAATTTCCTCGGGTctctatatataaatttataaaaatgaAAAGCCCGGGTAGAAGCACAAGCAAAAGGAGAGAGGAAAAGTAGAAAAAGGAAGGGGGGGGGAAGGAGACTCGCCTCAATACTTCCCACTGGACGAGAGGTGCACCTAACCCACCTACCCACTCATCAATCACGGTGTTCAGCTGACTTGTACTGATAGACCCTTATAGTATTGGAATTAGGCGCCCATCTTTTTACTGTTGTTAACTAATCTCTTCAATGTTCGATTCTACTCTATGTTTGAACATTTCTGTGAATGCTATTCTGATCTAAGTGGTCCTATTCTGTGTCCCATGCTAGGAAGCATTATTCCTATTCTCATTTCAAATTCAAGAATACGACCGACACGATTGATTGGTTTGTGTGCCTCTCTTATTACTTTTTTGTATTTCCTTGTTCCTCGGATACAATTCGATCCTTCTATAGCCAAATTTCAATTTGTGGAAAGCCTTTGATGGCTTCCTTATGAAAACATCAATTTTTATTTGGGTATAGAcgatctctcttttttctttgtgaTATTGACCACATTTCTGATCCCTATTTGTATTTTAGTGGGTTGGTCTGGTATGAGAAATTATGGTAAAGAGTATATTACAGTATCTCTAATTCGTGAATTTCTAATGATCGTCGTGTTCCGTATACTAGATCCTCTACTATTCTATGTTCTTTCCGAAAGCGTGCTAATCCTTATGTTGTGCGGAGTTGAGCTTACAATGTAAATAAGATAAGTCATTTAATAGAAATCAGTAAATACTCTCAAATTAACGTATAttcgtaattaaaatatttattttatttattaaaaataatccTAAAACTGATAGATGAAattagatatttttgaattttttttggtatCTAGATGTTTTTGAAGATGCTATGAAAGAAACTGTCTTgaccaaaacataattataatagTAGAAAAATGGAAAAGAATTGTAGGCCGAAGCCCGAGTCTGAGCCATATAACAAAGGCCCATGGCCTAACCATTCACGCGCTTGCCACACGAATAAGTACCCCCAACCCCTTCGCGTTCCCAAAACCCTCTTCTTCATTCTGTTCGTGAATTTTAAAACCCTATTCGAAGTTTTCcctcttttcttgtcttctactCTTTCTTCAATCGAGCAACAATGGCAAAAGAAGGACCTAACTGGGATGGATTACTCAAATGGAGCATTGCTAACTCCGATGGAACTCGCCCCACTCGCAATTTAAGGTACTTTCaatctcttcttttctctctaagtatgttcttcttgttgagttaGCTCGTTATAGTAAGTTTTTCCCCCTTTGATGCAAAAAGGGAAGTCGATGTTtcaatattattaatttatttttgcattttttAATAGTATTGTTAATTTTTGCTTAATGGAGTAAAGTGGGGTTTTATGCTTTTAATCAATATGAAGTTATGAATGGAGAGCCTGAAGACTGAAGTTAAGAATCAATCAATCTATTCTGATTCTTTCATTGAATAATTTAGAAGCTTAGGTTGCCTTTCTTTAgggtttttattttctgtttttattttcagtGTTTTCTGTTTTTAGAATTTTGCCAACACAAAAGAGTAAACAGGAGAtgaaaacagaaacagaaaatgctgaaaatgaaaacagaagatAAAAATGCATCACACCTTTATCTTTTCCctggctttttttttttcctgcaaggTCACGTTCTTTTATCAATGAAGAGATTGATATTGATATTCAGCTGATTAGGGTGCGAGTTTCTTGATGTTATGAATATGTTTCTGTTGTTGAGAGGTATCAAGGTTTCATGTTTTGTAGCTATGGTTTATACTTTATAACATGCATTGTTGCATAGTTGTATTGAAAATTCTAGTATAAATGAAAGGGATACATTTATCTTTTAGAAGTTGAATATGGATGGGGATGGGCCCAAATATTATGGTTTGCTATGTTGGTTTTGTAATTTTGAAATCAGAGGAATATTAGCATACGGTTGTAGACAAAGTTGTATACTCCTTTGTGAAAATTTAGTTAGTTTTGTATATTTTAAGAGGAAATTGTCTTAAATTAGGAATTATGACTTGGTGAGTTTATTTAGTATGGATTATGGAACTATTATGAAATATAGAACTTAAGATTTTGGATTATTACTATGATTCTTCATACATGGTTTATTTTTTCCCCttcttcaaaataaaaataaaatatatacaatagGCATGCTATATATATCATAGGATTTCCCTCTACCGTTGTTCAAATGCCAGCCATCCCATGTCCTGGGATCCCAACCTCCCAGTTTAGGTGATGTCCGGGATGTGACAAGATCTGGGATTGGCTAGTATTACCAGGGtctgattttgttaatttctGTACTGTGTAGTGAAGAGGATCGGAGATGGTTTATGGAAGCGATGCAAGCACAGACCATTGATGTTGTAAAACGTATGAAAGAGATTACCCTTGTAATGCAGACTCCAGAGCAAGTCTTGGAATCTCAGGGTGTTACCCCTGCAGACATTGAAGGTATCTGACATGTGAAAgctacataaaaaataaaataaaatttacatttaatattttagtgagtcattttctttctttttaaatcttgtactgaCTTGGGGTTTATCtctattttaactttttttttttgacagaTTTGTTAGATGAGTTGCAAGAGCATGTTGAGTCGATTGATATGGCCAATGGTGAGTCTTTAGGATGCTTATAAACTTGGTCTGTTGTGTTGAATAGGATAATGACACTGCTTAAGTGATTATTAATGTGTGAAGTACTTGACATGTGTCAGCTTACGCTTGATGTTCATATATCATCTTCTATGCATTATTCACTGTATGATGCTGTGTCTCTCTTAAAATTTGGGCAATGAAGGGTCAATGGTAATTGGTAATCCATTATTTGAGTTGTACCGGCTTTGCAAAAATAAATGTTATTCATGGTGTCATGACTCATGTTGTTTTCAGTTGATGTGGTTTTTGCTATGCTTCTGTAGAAAAATATTGTTTGTCCTCTTATTTTTCTATGTGATGGCACTGCCGAAGTACCATTCTTCTGTTGTTAACCTTAACATCATTCCTTTTCTATGATTTTTGGTGCCTGTCTTATCTGCGGCTGAATAATATGGCTCTATGCTTCTGATTGAAAGAAATGTATGTCTCACTTATTTTCCTGGTTTGTACATATTTCCCAGATCTCCATTCAATTGGTGGGTTGGTTCCGCTTCTTGGTTACCTCAAGAACTCCCATCCCAATATTCGTGCAAAGGCTGCTGATGTTGTAACCACAATAGTCCAGAATAATCCTCGTAGTCAGCAACTTGTTATGGAAGCAAATGGCTTTGAACCTCTTATTTCCAATTTCACTTCAGATCCTGATGTGAATGTTAGGACTCAGGCACTTGGAGCAATCTCTTGTATgtagtattttttctttttaattttttttccccaGTTTTAGCATATTCCTTGTAATCTTCATGACGTGTTTTTGTGGACTACTTGACAGCACTGATTCGGCACAACAAATCTGGCATAGCTGCCTTTCGTCTTGCAAATGGTTATGCAGCCTTAAAAGATGCTCTAACTTCTGAAAATGTGAGGTTTCAAAGGTAATTAAGGTTTTTCCTGATGAGTTTGTTTGTATAGAAATTTGTAATTTACCATATGATATCCATATTATTGGTCTGTAATTACAAAATGGAATAAATCTACACTGAAGTGTGTGAAAGATTTTTGTTTCAACACTTCAGTACTTTAAATTCATACACTTCAATTTTTGGGAGATTTTCATTTTGAGACTCGAGTAAAAAGATTTAATGCATACATTTTAGTCCTTGAAAGATCAAATGCATGCAATTCGTCCTGAAAAGAGGTCTTTTTGTATGAGTATAAAGTGTATGTAATTTAATGTTAATGCTAGTTAAAATAGTTTTAGGGGTTAAGGTGTATCTATTTAATCTTTAAACAAAAACTCTTGGAACTACAGTGTTGATGTGCTCTTCTTTTACTTATTGACTATGCTTTTTTGATGCTCATTACTTGTGATGGAATCTAATACCTAATCTTGgtcaattttcaattttatagGAAGGCTCTCAACTTGATCCATTACCTTTTGAATGAGAATACTTCAGATTGCAGCATTGCAAATGAGCTAGGATTTCCACGGATACTGATGCACCTTGCCTCTAGTGAAGATTCAGATGTCCGAGAAGCGGCCCTCCGCGGACTTCTTGAGCTTACTCGTGACAAAAAAGAAGTTAAAAATGAAGCTTCCACAGAAGACGATGAGAAAATGAAGCAACTTCTTCAAGAACGAATAAATGGAATCAGTTTAATGTCAGCTGAAGACCTTGGGGCGGCCAGGGAGGAGAGGCAGCTTGTGGACTCCCTCTGGAGCACTTGCTTCAACGAGCCGTCATCTCTTCGAGAAAAGGGTCTTCTAGTTTTGCCTGGAGAAGATAATGCAGCTGCCCCTCCTGATGTCGCCAGCAAATTTTTCGAGCCACCCCTTCGATCTTCGTCCGCAAACCCCAATTCCAAGAGAGAATCCAAAAGTGAAAAGAAGGAGGCTCCTTTGCTTATAGGGCCAGGGCCGCCTCCTCGGAACAGCGACAATCAAGGTAGTTAGAGTAATAGAAAATGCAAGTTTTTCAGAGGGATACTTGTAAATGAAGCTTTTGTCAACTCATTTTTCATTGTCTTCTACACATTCATAGGCTTAAGATTAAGTAGTGACTTCCCTTTTCTCACCCAGATTCTCCTTTCATGGGGTGTTCTAAGTTGATAAGTTATTATTCTCCCTCAATTTGATTTGTGAGTTGTTGCGCCATCTTGCTGTATGAGTATGACACATTCTGAAATTTTACTCGTCTTTCTCTTGTCGCGGTTTCACCTGATCCGAGGAAAAATACAAGAACCAATGGAATGAAAACTAAACTTTGttatatacaaatatttttaCATATTCTGTAAATCCAAAGTATTACATATTGgacccatattttctttttcagatATTGATTTAGAAATAATTTCAATATATGAACTTGCCTGGATACTATACAAAAAGTTTCTTCTTTACATACTTAGCAAGGtttatttgtttaaattttttggaGTTATTTTTGTTATAGAGGTGTTAGATTTTTTTACTGAAATGtctctattttaaaaattatttatgaaaTTGCTACTGTGGCAACCGGTTTTTATTGTCAGCTATTGATTAGAATTTGAACAGGTTTAAGAAATCGAGTGAAGCGTGGCTATTATTAGGCTATGCTATTTCTTGTTATATATCATGCATTTTAAacatattatataattatatattNNNNNNNNNNNNNNNNNNNNNNNNNNNNNNNNNNNNNNNNNNNNNNNNNNNNNNNNNNNNNNNNNNNNNNNNNNNNNNNNNNNNNNNNNNNNNNNNNNNNNNNNNNNNNNNNNNNNNNNNNNNNNNNNNNNNTATtacttaatataaaaaatataaaactcTATAATTACAACATGCATCGTAAAATTACCATTAAGTaactatttattaattattttttcacaTGCAATTTCATAAAAAGGTCGTCGTTTTTCACTCATTGTAGATGTGTCAGTATTAAGTATTTATATAtcaatttttttcctttctttagctattctttttatttctctttcttttacATTTATCTCCATTTTTTTAACAGacctttaaatttataatttttgttCCTTCATTGTTGTTTGAATTTGTAACTCCTTTTCTTTAATTGGCATAATCTTTTCTCTATGTaccctcttctcttttcttttttctgtcCATTAATTCCTTTTTTCTAACCTTTTTAATATCTTTCATGAGAGAGAATTTTTTAACGATGAATGTTTTTTTTTCGCTAAGGTCTTCTGACATTTGTACTTTttctttatcctttttttttgttcttctttagACTAGAATGTATTAGAGTCTGAGTGGATGGATTAGAAGAGCTACCAACACTAAATGAATCATGTGTTGATGCACCGAATTGAGTTAAAAATAGTAAGAATATTGGAGTAATATTTTCGATAAAAGTTAAATATGGATGAAAATGGATAATGTGGTCTTTATGAATTTTgattatttggttgaaaaatagaaaattgattattataaagaatttgaaaattgaaattagaaatatTTTGAGTTCGGACTTTAAAATATATTTGGTAGCGTCaagttttgattttgaatttgagaGTCTAAAGTAAAGGTTAAGATTGTTgagtatttgaattttgaaaaaaaaattgtaagtaATTGAAATGAGTTGAATTNNNNNNNNNNNNNNNNNNNNNNNNNATATGCTAGCAattatataataacaataataattatttaatataaaataatgagatattttttattaatatatatgtaACATATATGTAATGGTCATTGTTACGAATTTGACCTTCAGATTTCTCACTTGCGATAGCCTTCGAACCCGGATTTTCGGGTTCGAACCGCTTCTTTCTTctagaaggcccaaaattggctTACTAGATTGTCTAACTAACATTCAAATTCGAATATCCCCTTTATATTgactaaataagataagataagataaattaCCTTCACCTATACAAAGGGGAGCCCCAGGCCCCCTCAGGTACGTCACTCACTCATTTCACACATCTTATACCTCTCAAATCTATTTTGACTTGGGCGTCAgaatgtctttgcaggtaccacccccgtCGCTCCAAGAAGACGATCCAACAGCCGTTTCAACTCGTAAGCCTCTGATCCATCTCACAACACGAACCAGAGGCCTCCAGTACATTGGCGTCGTCTGTAAGGACTGCTAACTCGTGGCGGCATGACGGAGAACCTCGAGGAGCAACCCTCAAACTCACTCACTTGATTTCTTGCTTGTAACTGAGAgaaaaaggaataatgtttcttcAACTTGTAATCACCTTCTTAGTGATAACACTCTTTATAtaccttcgccctactccaacggcaaAATTCCAAACCTTCCGAGCCCACAAAGTCCCGTCTCCCTTTAGTGGgacacctccacctcttggaccCTCTCATCTACCACTTCCTCATCCATCTCTCCAAGTGCCATGGCCCCATCTTGTCCTCTACTTTGGCTCCATGCCCACCATGGTCACCTACGACAACTCTGTCGCCATGGTCCCCTTCGAATCTTACTGAAAGTTCATAAGGAAGCTCATCATGAACGACCTCCTCAACGCCACCTCTATGGCCAAGCTCAAACCCTTCAGGAGCCAAGAGATCAAGAAAGTTCTCAAGGTTTTTGCATAGATGCGGGAGACTGCCAAATCGTGGCAGCATGATGGAGAACCTCGAGGAGAAATCCTCCAGCCACCACCACAACTCAAACCTACGAAGCCCAACTCTTGAACTCCAAGATAACACTCCTCCCACCCAGCACCCACGGGAGGATAATAAGCGCAGTGTATCGCCAACCAACCCCGACCTAGTAACAACCAAGAGAGGACAACCGTCCTCCCACTGAAGCCCAGTCACCCGACGGCCTAGGAAAGAAGGCGGTCCAGATAATCCAAGAGCTGTACCTCAAGGTGCAAAACCTCGAAGGTCGAGTTACACCCAAAGAACAGTACCACCCGGAGCACACAAACCAAGCGACTTCTAGGATTTGATCTTACCGTGATACCAGGAACACCTAATGGCCTTCAAGGCTAGGATGAATCTAAAAGGAGCTACCGATACGGCTCGGTGCAGGGCCTTCCTGGTAACCTTAGCCGACCCCGCAATAAAATGGTTCAATGCCCTCCCGAACGGCTCCATAGCTAGCTTCCATAATATCTCCAgaaagttcatggcccagttcaccaCCAAAATCACCAAAGCTAAACCCCCCATTAGCTTGTTCAAAATCACCAGAGACAAGACGAATCGACGAGGAAATACCTCGATAGGTTCAATGATGAGTGCCTAACGGTCGACAgactcacggattccgtcgcCAGTCTTTCTCTGACCAACGGCCTCATATACGAGGACTTCCGAAAATATCTCACCACCAAGGTAAGCCAAGTCGTGGCCTATGCACAAAAATTCAAAAAGTAGCAAGGGAATACAAAAACGACGAAGAGGTGAGTCAAGTCGTGGCCGCTAATAAATGGCAACACGGTACCTCGTAATAACCCGCCACCAAGAGAGACCCAGAAAGAATACCACAAACCCTTAAACACCAACCGACCACTCAGGATGGAAAAGTTCTCAAACTACACCCCCTTACTCGCTTCCATTATGGAGATCTACCACCAAATAGCGAAACGAGGCATCCTGCCAAAAGGATGACAACTGAAGGAATGGACAAGCGACAACAAGAGCCTGTACTGCGACTACCACCAAGGATACGGGTACAAAACCGAAGACTCCTTTGACCTAAAAGACGCCCTTGAACAAGCCATCCGAGACGGCAAACTCTCCGAGTTCGCCAAAATCATCCGAGAACCCAAAAGAATGGAAAAAGAAAGATCACCAGAACACGAAGGGCGCAACCTCAGGACATCACGACAACCATCCCAGGAAAAGCATGGAGGCCGACCCCTCCATAATCGTGAATGTCATCATTGGGAAGGACGCACCGGAAAAGTCAAAATAAGCACTGAAGAAAGATCTCAAAATCCTAGCCGTAAGAAACCAAGTACCAACCCCTCGGGTGCCAGAGGCGATCACAATCTCCCCTGACGATTGCCAACATGGCACCTCAGTGGAAAATGCCTCATTCGTCATCTCGGTGAAAGTCGGAACCGACATCGTGAAAAGAATACTAGTCGACACTGGAGTAGATTCCAACATCCTATTCAGAGGAGCCTTCGACAAGTTGGGACTCCGAAACCAAAATCTGCAAATCCACCGCAACGGAGCAACCGGACTCGGGGATAACTTTCTCAAACTGGACGGTTCCATAGTATTATCACT from Arachis ipaensis cultivar K30076 chromosome B02, Araip1.1, whole genome shotgun sequence harbors:
- the LOC107625588 gene encoding hsp70 nucleotide exchange factor FES1, with product MAKEGPNWDGLLKWSIANSDGTRPTRNLSEEDRRWFMEAMQAQTIDVVKRMKEITLVMQTPEQVLESQGVTPADIEDLLDELQEHVESIDMANDLHSIGGLVPLLGYLKNSHPNIRAKAADVVTTIVQNNPRSQQLVMEANGFEPLISNFTSDPDVNVRTQALGAISSLIRHNKSGIAAFRLANGYAALKDALTSENVRFQRKALNLIHYLLNENTSDCSIANELGFPRILMHLASSEDSDVREAALRGLLELTRDKKEVKNEASTEDDEKMKQLLQERINGISLMSAEDLGAAREERQLVDSLWSTCFNEPSSLREKGLLVLPGEDNAAAPPDVASKFFEPPLRSSSANPNSKRESKSEKKEAPLLIGPGPPPRNSDNQGS